In Streptomyces pluripotens, the genomic window TTCCTGCGGTCCCTGCGCACGGCCGGAGTTGTGATCGCACCCGTCGAACTCCTCGCGCGTGCGGGCACGGTGGCCCTGCTCTTCGCAGCGATGCTGGGCGGCCTCGCCTGGGCCGGCCACGACGTCGTCACCATCGACGGTGGCTCGCTCGGCCTGGACCAGCTGCCGGGTGGGTCCGGCGGGAAAGGCAGCGGACTGAGCATTCCCGGTCTCGGGGACGTGGGCGGACTACTGCCGGACCGGATCGGGGGGCTGATCCACGCCAAGGCAGCGGTCGGTTTCACGGTGAACGCCTCGGCCACGGTGCTCGGAGGCCTCGGCTGGTGTGCCGGGATCCTGCTGATCGCGCTGCTCGCCTCCCGCCGTGCTCCCCTGCCACCCGGCTGGGCCGTCCTGCACCGGGTGGTGCGGCCGGCGGTCTCGGCTCTCGTGACCGTGCTGCTGGTGGCAGTGGTGGCGGGGCTCGCGACGGCGGCGTACACGGCGGCCGGCGACGCCCACCCCCGGCGGATCGCCGGCGCTGCCCTCCTCGGCACGCCGAACGGAGTCTGGCTCGGCATCCCGCTGGGCTTGTTCGTCCCCTGGGACGGCCGGGCCACCGGTGTACTCGGCACGCTGCTCCCGCACCCGCTGGACCAACTCCTGAGCAACCGGTCGGATCAGCCCGTGACCCTGGACCGGCTGGCCGAGCTCGACGGACGGGTGTGGCTGCTGGCGGTGGCGGCGGGGCTGTTGATGCTCCTGGCCGGGATACTGACGGCGGTACGCACGCCGGTGGGCCGACCTTCCGGCACCGCCCTCGGCCACGCCGGCCACTGTGCGCTCCGGCTCGGGGTCGCGACCGCGCTCGCCCTACCCCTGCTCACCCGCCTTACGGACGTCTCGGTGGACGCCTCGCTCTCCGTTCTCGGCATCGACGCCTTCGGGGCGGGTATCCAGTTGCGCGGCCAAATCGGCGCGGCCCTTCTCCTGGGGGCGTTGTGGGGCGCGGGCGCCGGAGCGGCAGGGGCACTCGTGGCCTGGGGAACTCGGGCGGCGGGCACACGGGCGGTGCCGGCGTCCCGTACCACCCCGGACGCTGCCGCGACCGTGCGGGACGGCGGGACGGGTCATGGGCCGGGGCACTCCGGGGACGGGTCCCCGGCCGGGGACCCGCTGCTTGCACGTGCCGGGCACCATGAACACAGCGGACACGGCGAACACGGCGACGGTCGCTGGCCCTCTGGTCGCAAAGGCGGGGCCGGCGACTCCGGGGCCGGAGACCGTTCCGAGCGCGTCGGGCACCGTGACGGTGCCGCGCGCTCCGGGCACGGAGGTGCCAGGCAGTCCGGTGCCGAGGCTGGTGCCGACGCCGGGCTCTCCTGGCCCGACCAAGGGATCGGGGGTTCCGCATACGGCAACGGCGCCGGACCGTACGTGCCGAGCAGGCCGTACCGGGCACCGAATCCCGACACCAACCCGTACCTGCAGGTTCCGGGGGAACCGCCGGAGCCGTCCCCACCGGCCGGCGGAAACGACGTGTACGGTGCACCGACCGTAGCCGGGCCGCTCGGTCCTCCTCCACCGCCCCCGCGTCGCAGCCCGTCCCGGCGGCCGGACGTTCGAGCACAGGCACCGGCGGACAACGACGGACCACCACCGCCCCCGCCCCCGCCCCCGCCCCCGCCCCCGCCCCCGCCCCCGCCGGGAACGCCGAAACGGCGCAGGTGAGACTGCTGCGCCCCGGAGAAGCGGCGTGGTCTCCCGTGTGGTGGTCCGGCCCGCCGGGCCGGACCGTGGCACAGTCGTGGTGAGGCCGGACCGGCGTGGCGAGCGGGTGGACGCGTGGTCTTCCCGGCGGCAAGGTCCCCGACACCGGCGCGACACCCGCTGTTCCGTGTCCGGCAGGCGGACCTCGTAGGCGGAAGGCACTGGGTGCCGGATACGGTGGTGACACCATGAGCGCTTCGCAGACCTCCGCCGCTGAGACCTCCGAGATCCCCACCCTCCTCGTCAAGGTCTTCGGCAAGGACCGGCCGGGTATCACTGCCGGCCTCTTCGACACCCTTGCCGCCTACTTCGTCGACGTGGTCGACATCGAGCAGGTCGTCACCCGGGGCCGCCTGGTGCTGTGCGCCCTGGTCACCCAGCCACCGGCCGGCCTGGAAGGCGATCTACGGGCCACCGTGCACAGCTGGGCCGAGTCAATGAAGATGCAGGCGGAGATCATCTCGGGGCACGGCGACAACCGTCCGCGCGGTCTGGGGCGCTCCCTTGTGACCGTCCTCGGTCATCCGCTCACCGCTGAGTCGACGGCCGCCATCGCCGCCCGGATCGCGAAGGCTGACGGCAACATCGACCGTATCTTCCGGCTGGCCAAGTATCCTGTGACGGCAGTGGAGTTCGCTGTTTCCGGCGTGGAGACCGAGCCGCTTCGCACGGCGCTTGCCTCGGATGCTGCGGCACTGGGTGTCGACATCGCGGTGGTCTCGGCGGGCCTGCACCGGCGCGCCCAGCGACTGGTGGTCATGGACGTGGACTCCACTCTGATCCAGGACGAGGTCATCGAACTGTTCGCCGCGCACGCCGATTGCGAGGACAAGGTCGCTGAGGTGACGGCGGCGGCGATGCGCGGGGAACTGGACTTCGAGCAGTCGTTGCACGCCCGGGTGGCACTCCTGAAGGGGCTGGACGCCTCGGTGGTGGAGAAGGTGCGAAAGGAGGTCCGGCTGACGCCGGGCGCCCGCACCCTGATCCGTACGCTGAAGCGGCTCGGCTACCAGGTCGGCGTTGTCTCGGGTGGCTTCACCCAGGTGACGGACGACCTTCGGGAGCGGCTGGGGCTCGACTTCGCCCAGGCCAACACGCTGGAGATCATCGATGGGAAGCTGACCGGCCGGGTCACCGGGGAGATCGTGGACCGGGCGGGGAAGGCCCGGCTGCTGCGCCGGTTCGCCGCGGAGGCCGGGGTGCCGCTGTCGCAGACGGTGGCGATCGGCGATGGCGCAAATGACCTGGACATGCTGAACGCAGCCGGACTGGGTGTTGCCTTCAACGCCAAGCCGGTGGTCCGTGAGGCAGCGCACACAGCGGTGAACTTCCCGTTCCTGGACACGGTGCTCTACCTCCTGGGCATCACCCGCGAAGAGGTCGAGGCCGCCGACACACACGACGAGGGCTGAACCGGACGACGGTGTGCAGGTCCCGGACCAGCCGGTCCGGGACCTGCCGGATGCGGGTCACTCCGAGGGCGCCCAATAGTCAGTGAGTGTGGCCGTCCCCGGCTCCAGGCCCTTCCAGGGGCCGCCGCAGGACAGCAGCGCGAAACCGGCGGCGGGAAAGCCCCGACGGTTCATCCGCTCGCGGGCATCGCCCTCGGCCGAACCGGCCAGGATGTCGGCCAGGCCGTGCACCCCCGGATTGTGGCCGATGAGGATCACATTCCGCACGTCGTCCGGGACCTCGTTGAACAGGGCGATCAGCTCGCCGGGAGAGGCCTCGTAGACCCGCTCCTCGTAGATGGTTTTCGGCCGGTGCGCCAGTTCATGAACAGCGAGCTTCCAGGTCTCACGGGTCCGGGCCGCGGTGGAACACAAGGCCAGGTCGAAGGTGATGGCGGTGTCGGCCAGCTTGCGTCCGGCGACTGCGGCGTCCTTGCGACCCCGCTCGGCGAGCGGGCGCTCATGGTCGGACACCTGGGGCCAGTCGGCTTTCGCATGCCTGAGGAGGACGATCCTGCGGGGTTCTGCGACGCTCATGCAAACCAGCTTCGCATGAAACGGACCACCCGGCGCAGGTAGTTGACATGCAGATTCACCGCGTGCGGAAGCTCCGCGTCAGCGCGCGAGCAGTTGCTGGGCGCGTTCCAGGAGATGACTGATCGCGGGATCGCCGCTGGCCGCGCCGGCATCCGACGGGTTCCGTATCAGCACGAGCAGCGTGATGAAGGCGAGCACGGGCAGGGCGAGGGCCCACCAGGGCAGCCGGGCGTCGGAACCGCCCGTGGGCGCCGGGTGGGGCCGGGTGTGGGTGCGGGCCGGCACGATCGCCTCCGTGGGTCTTCGAACGGATGGGGACCGCCTGGGTGCGGTCACCTCTCGAAGCTACGGGCTCCCCATCTGCCGACCCATCCGGAGAACCACCCACTTGACCCTGACTCCAGCCCCCTAGGGGTGGTGGGGCCAGCCCCACCACCCGCCGAGGGGACGACCGTCACGGAGACGCGATGATCGCGACGATGGCGATGATCAGGAAGATGGCGAAGAACGAGCCGAAGACGATCAGCATCTTCTTCTGGCCGTTCTGCGGGTTCGGATCGAGCACAGGCTGCATGCCGACCAGTCTCGCACCCCTCCGTCCGCTCGGGCCCGCCGGGGGACACCGAACCTGACCACCAGGCCCGAACGGCGCCCCGAGGCCGGGGTGCCGAAAGACCCCGGGCCTTGAGTCTGAACCGGCTAGCTAGTGGCCCGCCTCCTCCTCCACGGTACGGGCGCGGCCCGCGAGGAAGCCCGCCGCCATCTGCGGCACCATCAGGGCCGCCATGAGGGCGATCGGCAGGCCCCAGCCACCGCTCTGCTGGTAGAGCACACCGACGAGCAGGGGGCCGGGGATGGAGATCAGATAGCCGGTGCTCTGCGCGAACGCGGACAACTGGGCCACGCCCGGACCGCTCCGGGCCCGCATGCCGACCATCGTCAGGGCGAGCGGGAAGGCACAGTTGGAGACGCCGAGCAGTACCGCCCAGGCCCAAGCTCCGGTCGCCGGCGCGACGTACAGACCGGCGTATCCGGCCAGTCCACAGACGCCCAGGACCAGCACCATCGGCCCCTGCTGGGGCAGCCGCGCGGCGACCCGCGGGATGACGAAGGCCAGCGGGACGCCCATCACCATGGTGACGGCGAGCAGCACGCCCGCGGTGCCCGCCGGGAGCCCGGCGTCCCGGAAGATCTGCGCCATCCACCCCATCGTGACGTAGGCGGCGGTGGCCTGGAGGCCGAAGAAGACGGCGAGCGCCCAGGCGGTGCGACTGCGGGTGATCCGCAGGGGAGCGGTCTGGGTCGTCGCCATACGCGCCGGTTCCCGCCGCGCCCGCTGCTCCCGCTCGTACTCCCCCTCGTGCCCCCGCCGCTGCGCGGACGCGATGCCGCGGTCCCGGACCAGGGGCAGCCACGGCAGGACGGCCACCGCGGCGACGGCCGCCCACACGGCGAGCCCCGCCTGCCATCCGCCGCCCATGGCGCCGGTCAGCGGGACGGTCACCGCGGCAGCGAGAGAGGTGCCGAGGGCGAGGGCCATCGAGTAGAGGCCGGTCATGGAACCGACCCGGTCGGGGAACCAGCGCTTGACGATGACCGGCATGAGGACGTTGCTGACGGCGATGCCCATCAGGGCCAACGCGCTGGCGGCCAGGAAACCGGCGGTGCTCCCGACGTACGGGCGGATGAGTAGGCCCGTGCTGATCGCGGCCATACCGGCGCACAGGACGGCGGCCGGTCCGAACCGGTGGGCCAGCCGGGGCGCAGTGACCCCGAAGACCGCGAAGCACAGCGGGGGCACGGAGGTGAGCAAGCCGGCCGCGCTGCCGCTCATGCCGAGCCCGTCACGGACCTCTTCGAGGAGCGCGCCGAGGCTCGTGATGGCCGGGCGGAGGTTCACTGCGGACAGCACGATGCCGACGACGACCAGCCGGGCCGTCCACGGGTGCGCGCGGCGCGCGGCGGGGACCGGCCGTCCCGTGTCCGTCGGGGCCGCCGCACCGTGTTCGGCCGATGGCGTCGCGACACGGGTCTCCGTTGCTCGGGTTTTCTGTCCTTCCATGGGATCATCATAGAATCATGGGATGATTGACTGTCCACCCCCCGGAAATCCACGCCCCGGGCTCTCGTGCGAAGGTGTGCCATGCCCCTGAGCCACCCGCGTCGTTCTGCGTTGTCCGAGCAGGTCATCGCCGCACTGCGCAACCAGATCACCTCCGGCGAGTGGTCGGTCGGTGCGCGCATCCCGACCGAGCCGGAGCTGGTGGAGCAGCTCGGTGTCGCCCGCAACACCGTCCGCGAGGCCGTGCGCGCACTCGCTCACAACGGTCTGCTGGACATCCGCCAGGGCTCCGGAACGTACGTCGTGGCAACGAGCGAGCTGGCCGGCGTCATGCACCGCCGCTTCGCCGACGCCGACCCGCGGCACATCGCCGAACTGCGCTCCACCCTGGAATCGGCGGCGGCAAGACTGGCCGCCGAGCGCCGCACCGACAAGGACCTCAGGCAGTTGGACACACTGCTGGCACGGCGCGAGGAGGCCTGGGAGACAGGCGAGGCGGAGGCCTTCGTGGCAGCCGACGCCACCTTCCACCTGGCCGTCGTGGCCGCTTCCCACA contains:
- a CDS encoding CynX/NimT family MFS transporter is translated as MEGQKTRATETRVATPSAEHGAAAPTDTGRPVPAARRAHPWTARLVVVGIVLSAVNLRPAITSLGALLEEVRDGLGMSGSAAGLLTSVPPLCFAVFGVTAPRLAHRFGPAAVLCAGMAAISTGLLIRPYVGSTAGFLAASALALMGIAVSNVLMPVIVKRWFPDRVGSMTGLYSMALALGTSLAAAVTVPLTGAMGGGWQAGLAVWAAVAAVAVLPWLPLVRDRGIASAQRRGHEGEYEREQRARREPARMATTQTAPLRITRSRTAWALAVFFGLQATAAYVTMGWMAQIFRDAGLPAGTAGVLLAVTMVMGVPLAFVIPRVAARLPQQGPMVLVLGVCGLAGYAGLYVAPATGAWAWAVLLGVSNCAFPLALTMVGMRARSGPGVAQLSAFAQSTGYLISIPGPLLVGVLYQQSGGWGLPIALMAALMVPQMAAGFLAGRARTVEEEAGH
- a CDS encoding FadR/GntR family transcriptional regulator → MPLSHPRRSALSEQVIAALRNQITSGEWSVGARIPTEPELVEQLGVARNTVREAVRALAHNGLLDIRQGSGTYVVATSELAGVMHRRFADADPRHIAELRSTLESAAARLAAERRTDKDLRQLDTLLARREEAWETGEAEAFVAADATFHLAVVAASHNDVMTAMYADLGEVLRDWLRADVGAELTPEAHMDHTRLVDAVRAGDAETAAKEAAGYPFMCRPAGFSDSPTAGTAPGTGTARSVSSPSGG
- a CDS encoding SGM_5486 family transporter-associated protein, with the translated sequence MQPVLDPNPQNGQKKMLIVFGSFFAIFLIIAIVAIIASP
- a CDS encoding SixA phosphatase family protein, producing MSVAEPRRIVLLRHAKADWPQVSDHERPLAERGRKDAAVAGRKLADTAITFDLALCSTAARTRETWKLAVHELAHRPKTIYEERVYEASPGELIALFNEVPDDVRNVILIGHNPGVHGLADILAGSAEGDARERMNRRGFPAAGFALLSCGGPWKGLEPGTATLTDYWAPSE
- a CDS encoding streptophobe family protein; this encodes MNAAKGIAAGRHGAKLPWTDILLSAIAAVSWALIGMAGTAALGLHLLRADAAGSLGPMTAAVVALGAGGSVTPSGSVSAFGLKGAEAHTAIEITPLGVSLAGALLLAWFFLRSLRTAGVVIAPVELLARAGTVALLFAAMLGGLAWAGHDVVTIDGGSLGLDQLPGGSGGKGSGLSIPGLGDVGGLLPDRIGGLIHAKAAVGFTVNASATVLGGLGWCAGILLIALLASRRAPLPPGWAVLHRVVRPAVSALVTVLLVAVVAGLATAAYTAAGDAHPRRIAGAALLGTPNGVWLGIPLGLFVPWDGRATGVLGTLLPHPLDQLLSNRSDQPVTLDRLAELDGRVWLLAVAAGLLMLLAGILTAVRTPVGRPSGTALGHAGHCALRLGVATALALPLLTRLTDVSVDASLSVLGIDAFGAGIQLRGQIGAALLLGALWGAGAGAAGALVAWGTRAAGTRAVPASRTTPDAAATVRDGGTGHGPGHSGDGSPAGDPLLARAGHHEHSGHGEHGDGRWPSGRKGGAGDSGAGDRSERVGHRDGAARSGHGGARQSGAEAGADAGLSWPDQGIGGSAYGNGAGPYVPSRPYRAPNPDTNPYLQVPGEPPEPSPPAGGNDVYGAPTVAGPLGPPPPPPRRSPSRRPDVRAQAPADNDGPPPPPPPPPPPPPPPPPPGTPKRRR
- the serB gene encoding phosphoserine phosphatase SerB, whose product is MSASQTSAAETSEIPTLLVKVFGKDRPGITAGLFDTLAAYFVDVVDIEQVVTRGRLVLCALVTQPPAGLEGDLRATVHSWAESMKMQAEIISGHGDNRPRGLGRSLVTVLGHPLTAESTAAIAARIAKADGNIDRIFRLAKYPVTAVEFAVSGVETEPLRTALASDAAALGVDIAVVSAGLHRRAQRLVVMDVDSTLIQDEVIELFAAHADCEDKVAEVTAAAMRGELDFEQSLHARVALLKGLDASVVEKVRKEVRLTPGARTLIRTLKRLGYQVGVVSGGFTQVTDDLRERLGLDFAQANTLEIIDGKLTGRVTGEIVDRAGKARLLRRFAAEAGVPLSQTVAIGDGANDLDMLNAAGLGVAFNAKPVVREAAHTAVNFPFLDTVLYLLGITREEVEAADTHDEG